One window of Macrococcus sp. 19Msa1099 genomic DNA carries:
- the hisC gene encoding histidinol-phosphate transaminase produces the protein MKPQLESLGVYKAGLSEEALKRKFNVEGDFSRLASNENPMGPSPEVYKAIRSQDALNYYPDPEAVHLKASLAHFYQVDSDQILIGAGLDEIIMMISRARLNPKGHILTSEGTFIQYTTHALIEDNEVVSVPLKEGEFDLESFKDKMNDETSIIWICNPNNPTGTYVTETELTGFLESVHEDVMVVLDEAYFEFVLREDYPDGVALLKRFPNLIVLRTFSKAYGLAGLRVGYAITSKAYIDVFNKVKLPFNVTALSLVGAIAALKDQQYLKDYVAHNDKERNKFFEADYKEHLIDSVTNFIFVKTNQAEALFEALIKGGVIARPMPNGVRISIGTRDDNEKVHKVLHSFFS, from the coding sequence ATGAAACCACAACTAGAAAGTCTAGGCGTCTACAAGGCGGGATTATCAGAGGAAGCATTAAAGCGCAAGTTTAATGTTGAGGGAGACTTCAGCAGACTGGCATCGAATGAAAATCCAATGGGCCCGTCCCCGGAAGTATACAAAGCCATTCGCTCACAAGATGCACTCAACTATTATCCTGATCCAGAAGCGGTACACTTAAAAGCATCACTCGCTCATTTCTATCAGGTAGATAGTGACCAAATTCTCATAGGAGCTGGATTAGATGAAATTATCATGATGATTTCGCGTGCACGTCTGAATCCCAAAGGCCACATCCTGACGAGTGAAGGTACTTTTATTCAGTATACGACACATGCACTGATTGAAGATAATGAAGTGGTCAGTGTACCGTTGAAGGAAGGGGAGTTTGATCTGGAAAGTTTTAAAGATAAGATGAATGATGAGACAAGTATCATCTGGATCTGTAACCCGAATAATCCGACAGGTACTTATGTTACTGAAACAGAATTAACTGGATTTTTAGAAAGTGTACATGAAGATGTAATGGTCGTACTGGATGAAGCATACTTTGAATTTGTTCTGCGTGAGGATTATCCAGATGGCGTAGCGTTACTTAAACGCTTCCCAAATCTGATTGTGCTCAGAACATTCTCTAAAGCCTATGGATTAGCAGGACTACGTGTAGGATATGCCATAACATCTAAAGCATATATTGATGTGTTCAATAAAGTAAAGCTGCCGTTTAACGTGACAGCACTTTCGCTAGTCGGAGCAATTGCTGCATTAAAAGACCAGCAATATTTAAAGGATTATGTTGCTCATAATGATAAAGAACGTAATAAATTCTTTGAAGCGGATTACAAAGAACACCTTATAGATAGCGTAACAAACTTTATATTTGTGAAGACGAATCAGGCTGAAGCGTTATTCGAAGCATTGATTAAGGGTGGAGTAATTGCTAGGCCGATGCCTAATGGGGTAAGAATATCAATTGGTACGCGTGACGATAATGAAAAAGTTCATAAAGTACTCCATTCATTCTTCAGTTAA
- a CDS encoding 5'(3')-deoxyribonucleotidase — MMRQSIAIDMDEVLADTLKKVIFQFNESAGMSLTKEDLYERKLRTEYPEHVDKLDKLLLDRGFFRDLEVFPDAVRVVERLNHHYDVYIATAAMDVPTSFDAKYEWLREHFPFLDPQHFIFCGNKSIVGTDYLIDDNPRQLRAFKGKGIIFDAVHNRSISEFDRVNSWNDVERYFLDK; from the coding sequence ATGATGAGACAGTCAATTGCAATTGATATGGATGAAGTACTTGCAGATACATTGAAGAAAGTTATCTTTCAGTTTAATGAAAGTGCAGGTATGTCCTTAACAAAAGAAGATTTGTACGAAAGGAAACTTCGCACAGAATACCCAGAACACGTGGATAAATTAGACAAGCTGTTACTAGATCGAGGTTTCTTTAGAGATTTAGAAGTATTTCCTGATGCAGTACGTGTCGTAGAGCGACTCAACCATCATTATGATGTCTATATTGCTACAGCTGCGATGGATGTGCCGACATCATTCGATGCAAAATATGAATGGCTGAGAGAGCATTTTCCATTTTTAGATCCACAGCATTTTATCTTCTGCGGTAATAAAAGCATTGTTGGAACAGATTATCTGATAGATGATAATCCGAGACAGCTGCGCGCATTTAAAGGTAAAGGTATTATCTTTGATGCGGTACATAACCGAAGTATTTCTGAATTTGATAGAGTAAATTCATGGAATGATGTTGAACGTTATTTCCTGGATAAATAG
- a CDS encoding diacylglycerol kinase family protein — MHKFDNGILFYHDKAGQGDVHEIIGEVTKHLSQIITHLTIYRSLEQGEIYELLTQSSQPYDIFLILGGDGTVHELINGMIDGGYHKPIGILPGGTFNDFTKTLNLNPEPVRAATQLIESEVKYYDVLKTNERYALNFAGMGLMVDNSEGVNPQVKSKIGKFSYFFSMIKNVSNPTFFEYEIEVDGNKSYGTSSMIIIANGQFIGGNRIPLSELSPSDGILNVFIFKDSGLKSFTDMIGEKSEVNWNEISQNIEHIAGEHVHLKTKDELSVDVDGEIDLVTPLDVTIVPNKVKILTAPVNTLF, encoded by the coding sequence ATGCATAAATTTGATAACGGCATATTATTTTATCACGATAAAGCAGGACAAGGTGATGTACACGAAATCATCGGAGAGGTTACAAAGCATCTATCACAGATAATTACCCATCTAACAATCTACAGAAGCTTAGAGCAAGGTGAGATCTATGAACTACTTACACAGTCCTCACAGCCATATGATATATTTCTTATTCTTGGTGGTGATGGTACTGTACATGAACTGATTAACGGGATGATTGATGGCGGCTACCATAAACCAATCGGAATCCTCCCAGGTGGCACATTTAATGACTTCACAAAAACGTTAAATCTAAACCCGGAACCTGTACGTGCTGCTACTCAGTTAATCGAGTCAGAAGTTAAATATTATGATGTGCTAAAGACTAATGAACGCTATGCACTTAACTTTGCAGGAATGGGTCTCATGGTTGATAACTCTGAAGGGGTCAATCCACAAGTAAAGAGTAAAATCGGCAAGTTCAGCTACTTCTTCTCTATGATCAAAAATGTCTCTAATCCTACCTTCTTTGAGTATGAAATTGAAGTTGATGGCAACAAATCATATGGTACATCTTCTATGATTATTATCGCAAACGGTCAGTTTATCGGCGGAAATCGCATACCACTATCTGAACTTTCACCAAGTGACGGCATTCTCAATGTATTCATCTTTAAAGATAGCGGCCTTAAATCATTTACAGACATGATCGGTGAGAAATCAGAAGTCAACTGGAATGAAATCAGTCAGAATATTGAACACATCGCCGGAGAACATGTTCATCTGAAAACAAAAGATGAACTGTCAGTAGATGTAGACGGAGAAATTGATCTTGTGACACCGCTTGACGTTACGATTGTTCCAAATAAAGTTAAGATCTTAACCGCGCCAGTGAATACATTATTTTAA
- a CDS encoding peptide MFS transporter: METTKYSREEMVQSVPQTGFFGHPRGLGILFFVEFWERFSYYGMRAILIYYMYDTVANGGLGMDKTTAASIGSMYGSLIFMTGILGGWVADRLIGSRKALLYGATLIMLGHIAMSLPFGVPTFLASMFLIIVGSGLMKPNISNVVGGLYHKNDSRMDGGFVIFYMSVNMGAFLSPLIVGALQKQYNYHIGFLAAALGMALALVVYIIFNRKSLGLVGNEPTNLLQGEEKKRYSRNIVIAAIALISIIVVTLMMGILTFNTFSFVVTILGIVLPIVYWFTMYRSEDVTSTERSRLLAYIPLFLASVMFWVIQEQGANTLALFAAERTQLDLKPLFGIDYTLPAAYFQSLNPLFIVILAPVISTLWIKLGKRNPTTPFKFTLGILFAGLSFLVMILPLTQNETHLINPLWLVLSFLLCVIGELCLSPTGSSVSVKLAPVAFNSQMLSLWFLSNATAQGLNAQFVKLIEPLGYTKYFIFIGTIAMILFVIILLMNRWISKKMDGIH; encoded by the coding sequence ATGGAAACAACGAAATACTCCCGTGAAGAAATGGTACAAAGTGTACCACAGACTGGGTTTTTCGGACATCCTAGAGGATTAGGGATTCTATTCTTTGTAGAGTTCTGGGAACGCTTCAGTTATTATGGGATGCGCGCAATCTTAATTTATTACATGTATGATACGGTTGCTAACGGTGGGCTGGGTATGGATAAGACAACTGCCGCAAGTATTGGATCGATGTATGGATCATTGATCTTTATGACAGGAATTTTAGGTGGCTGGGTTGCCGATAGATTGATTGGTTCCCGAAAAGCCCTGCTCTACGGGGCAACATTAATTATGCTCGGACATATTGCAATGAGCTTACCGTTTGGAGTTCCTACATTTCTAGCATCTATGTTTTTAATTATTGTGGGATCCGGATTAATGAAACCCAATATTTCTAATGTCGTCGGCGGACTGTATCATAAAAATGATAGTCGTATGGATGGTGGTTTTGTAATTTTTTATATGTCTGTTAATATGGGTGCCTTTCTTTCCCCTTTAATTGTTGGTGCACTCCAAAAACAATATAACTATCATATCGGATTTCTAGCAGCAGCCCTTGGCATGGCGCTTGCATTAGTCGTATATATCATCTTCAATCGTAAATCACTCGGTTTAGTCGGAAATGAGCCTACAAACCTATTACAAGGCGAAGAAAAGAAACGTTACTCAAGAAACATTGTTATCGCAGCAATTGCACTTATTAGTATTATTGTAGTTACTTTAATGATGGGAATCCTTACATTTAATACATTTTCATTCGTCGTAACGATTCTCGGCATTGTACTCCCTATCGTCTACTGGTTCACTATGTATCGAAGTGAGGATGTGACATCAACTGAACGTTCAAGATTACTTGCATATATTCCATTGTTCTTAGCGAGTGTAATGTTCTGGGTCATTCAGGAACAAGGCGCAAATACCCTGGCATTATTTGCAGCTGAAAGAACTCAGCTGGACTTGAAACCTTTATTTGGTATTGATTATACGTTGCCAGCTGCATACTTCCAATCATTAAATCCATTATTTATCGTAATATTAGCACCTGTCATTTCGACATTATGGATTAAATTAGGTAAGCGTAATCCAACGACACCATTTAAATTTACTTTAGGGATTTTGTTTGCAGGATTGAGTTTCTTAGTGATGATTCTTCCATTAACACAAAATGAGACACACCTCATCAATCCGTTATGGCTAGTTTTATCTTTCTTACTATGTGTTATCGGAGAATTATGTTTATCCCCGACAGGTTCTTCAGTATCTGTTAAATTGGCACCTGTCGCATTTAATTCACAAATGCTAAGCTTATGGTTCTTATCGAATGCTACAGCTCAAGGATTAAATGCACAGTTTGTAAAACTTATAGAACCACTTGGTTATACGAAATACTTTATTTTTATTGGTACGATTGCCATGATACTATTTGTTATCATATTGTTAATGAATAGATGGATTTCAAAGAAAATGGATGGTATTCACTAG
- a CDS encoding peptide MFS transporter, with product MSQHTREEIVNSMPRTGFFGHPKGLFTLMITEFWERFSYYGMKAILVYYLYYSVKDGGFGLPDALALQIVSIYGAMIYMSGVVGAWLADRFIGTRKAILYGAILIMIGHILLSLPNNFTLLLVALLFIILGTGLLKPNISSNVGEIYEKNDPKVDSAFTLFVMSINLGAFISPLIVGWLQKNAGFHYGFAVAAVGMFFGLIIYVLRAKPTLGLSGLDIPNPVTPEDKKKTLTYVTVIVIAFVIYFLFAQLTGNLNLQTFMSLVTALGIGLPVVYFIMMFVSKKTTSEEKSRVAAYIPLFLASVVFWSIQEQGSTILAAFADKNTQLDLAKVTNGAINFVIPPAWFQSLNPLFIVTLAPLFAWLWVKLGRFNPPTVVKFSIALFLAGFSYVVMVYPLTHNGDALMNPAWLVLSYLLVTMAELCLSPTGLSVTTKLAPSVFASQMMSIWFLANTVAQLFNGQVLVKYYDTVNNATYFGNIGMVTIGLGIVLLIVSPFMKRFMKGIH from the coding sequence ATGTCTCAACATACAAGGGAAGAAATTGTAAATAGTATGCCGAGAACTGGATTCTTTGGACATCCTAAAGGTCTGTTTACACTTATGATAACTGAGTTCTGGGAACGTTTCAGTTACTATGGAATGAAAGCAATATTAGTTTATTACTTATATTATTCTGTTAAAGATGGCGGTTTTGGATTACCTGATGCACTTGCATTACAAATCGTATCAATATATGGTGCGATGATCTATATGAGCGGTGTGGTAGGTGCATGGCTTGCTGACCGATTTATCGGAACGCGAAAAGCCATATTATATGGCGCGATTCTCATCATGATCGGTCATATATTACTATCTCTACCGAATAACTTCACCTTGTTACTTGTCGCACTATTATTTATCATTTTAGGTACAGGATTGCTTAAACCGAATATTTCTTCAAATGTCGGAGAAATTTATGAGAAGAACGATCCGAAGGTAGATTCAGCATTCACACTATTTGTAATGTCTATTAACTTAGGTGCATTTATTTCACCATTAATTGTCGGATGGTTACAGAAAAATGCCGGATTCCATTACGGATTTGCTGTTGCAGCTGTCGGAATGTTCTTTGGATTAATTATTTATGTATTACGTGCTAAACCCACTTTAGGGCTATCTGGATTGGACATCCCAAACCCAGTAACACCTGAAGATAAAAAGAAAACACTCACATATGTAACAGTGATTGTTATTGCATTTGTAATTTATTTCTTATTCGCCCAACTTACTGGCAACTTAAACTTACAAACATTTATGTCACTTGTAACAGCACTGGGTATTGGTCTGCCAGTTGTTTACTTTATTATGATGTTCGTATCCAAAAAGACGACATCTGAAGAGAAATCACGTGTAGCAGCATATATTCCATTATTCTTAGCATCTGTTGTATTCTGGTCAATTCAGGAGCAAGGTTCAACAATCCTTGCTGCGTTTGCCGATAAGAATACACAGTTAGATTTAGCTAAAGTGACAAATGGTGCCATTAACTTTGTAATTCCACCAGCTTGGTTCCAGTCACTAAACCCATTATTTATAGTAACACTTGCACCACTATTTGCATGGTTATGGGTAAAACTCGGACGATTTAATCCACCAACAGTAGTTAAGTTCAGTATCGCACTATTTTTAGCAGGTTTCAGCTATGTCGTGATGGTTTATCCATTAACGCATAACGGTGATGCTTTAATGAATCCTGCCTGGTTAGTATTAAGCTACTTGCTAGTAACAATGGCTGAGCTTTGCTTATCACCTACTGGTTTATCAGTAACAACAAAACTTGCACCGAGTGTATTCGCATCTCAAATGATGAGTATATGGTTCTTAGCAAACACAGTCGCGCAGTTATTTAACGGTCAAGTACTCGTTAAATATTATGATACTGTTAATAACGCAACTTACTTCGGTAACATCGGAATGGTTACAATCGGATTAGGGATTGTATTACTTATTGTAAGTCCTTTTATGAAACGCTTCATGAAAGGGATTCACTAA
- the queF gene encoding preQ(1) synthase: MMSGRQKEELQDITLLGNQNNKYLYEYDPTILESFDNKHQGRDYFVKFNCPEFTSLCPITGQPDFAAIYISYIPNIKMVESKSLKLYLFSFRNHGDFHEDCMNIIMNDLIELMDPHYIEVWGKFTPRGGISIDPYTNYGRPGTKYEEMASYRLMNHDLYPETITNR, translated from the coding sequence ATTATGTCAGGAAGACAAAAAGAAGAATTACAGGATATTACGTTACTTGGTAATCAGAACAATAAATATTTATATGAATATGACCCGACAATATTAGAGTCATTTGATAACAAACATCAAGGTCGTGACTATTTTGTTAAGTTTAATTGTCCGGAGTTCACAAGTTTATGTCCGATTACAGGACAACCCGACTTCGCTGCAATTTATATCAGCTATATTCCAAATATCAAGATGGTTGAATCAAAGTCATTAAAACTATACTTATTCAGCTTCAGAAACCATGGAGATTTTCATGAAGACTGTATGAATATTATTATGAATGATTTAATTGAACTTATGGACCCACACTACATTGAAGTATGGGGTAAGTTCACACCGCGTGGTGGTATTTCAATTGATCCATATACGAACTACGGGCGCCCAGGAACTAAATATGAAGAAATGGCATCTTATCGTCTGATGAATCATGATTTATATCCTGAAACGATTACAAATAGATAG
- a CDS encoding DMT family transporter, giving the protein MNNKIKGILWLVAASVGFSLMGAFVKLSGDLPVIQKSLFRNIIGIILPLYFIYKYKAPLFGHRENQLTLILRSVFGMIGVLLNYYAIDRMVLSDADMLNKLSPFFTILFCAWFLKEYIRKYQFISMIIAFIGALFIIKPNFSSDMYIAIIGVLGAMFAGLAYTTLRVLGSKEKFYTTVFYFSFVSTIVLIPLTLLTYQPMTNAQIIYLILSGLFATLGQFGLTIAYSYAPAKDISIFFYTTVLFSAIIGFILFNETPDLLSYLGYIIIFFASYYMFVKAKVKQH; this is encoded by the coding sequence ATGAATAATAAAATAAAAGGAATATTATGGTTGGTTGCTGCTTCGGTTGGTTTCAGTTTAATGGGTGCCTTCGTAAAGCTCTCTGGAGATTTGCCTGTCATACAGAAATCATTGTTTCGTAATATTATCGGAATAATCCTTCCTCTGTATTTCATATACAAGTATAAAGCGCCTCTTTTTGGTCATAGAGAGAACCAGCTAACGCTTATTTTAAGAAGTGTCTTTGGAATGATTGGTGTGCTTCTTAACTATTATGCAATTGACCGCATGGTGTTAAGTGATGCAGATATGCTGAATAAACTCAGTCCATTCTTCACTATTTTATTTTGTGCATGGTTTTTAAAGGAATATATTAGAAAGTATCAATTCATCAGCATGATAATTGCATTTATTGGTGCTCTATTTATCATTAAGCCGAATTTCAGTTCAGATATGTATATTGCCATAATAGGTGTCCTTGGCGCAATGTTTGCAGGACTTGCCTATACAACATTACGTGTACTCGGTTCAAAAGAGAAGTTCTATACGACTGTGTTTTACTTTTCGTTCGTATCAACAATTGTACTTATTCCACTCACATTGCTGACATATCAACCCATGACAAATGCGCAGATCATCTATCTGATTCTATCCGGCCTATTCGCTACGCTCGGACAATTCGGATTAACAATCGCTTATAGCTATGCACCAGCGAAAGATATTTCAATATTCTTTTATACGACTGTGTTATTCAGTGCAATTATAGGATTTATTCTATTTAATGAGACCCCGGACTTACTAAGTTATCTCGGATATATTATAATATTCTTTGCGAGCTACTATATGTTTGTAAAAGCAAAAGTGAAACAACATTAA
- the nrdI gene encoding class Ib ribonucleoside-diphosphate reductase assembly flavoprotein NrdI codes for MLIVYYSLTGNVKRFIQKTKYANTLTLDQAEGINEPYIIVTGTIGFGEIPNPVRQFLDRHSANLIAVAASGNRNWGQNFARAGDLISSTYHVPLLMKFELHGNDKDVKEFNIKVEEISEYRTRETVQSY; via the coding sequence ATGCTCATCGTCTATTATTCGCTCACTGGAAATGTGAAACGTTTTATACAGAAAACAAAGTATGCAAATACATTAACTCTGGATCAAGCGGAAGGTATAAATGAACCGTATATCATTGTAACAGGAACGATAGGGTTTGGCGAGATACCGAATCCAGTTAGACAGTTTCTGGACCGTCATAGTGCAAATTTAATAGCTGTAGCAGCCAGCGGTAACAGAAACTGGGGTCAGAACTTTGCACGTGCAGGAGACTTAATAAGTAGTACATATCATGTGCCATTATTAATGAAGTTTGAACTACACGGTAATGATAAAGATGTGAAAGAATTTAATATAAAGGTGGAAGAAATCAGTGAATATCGCACAAGAGAAACAGTACAATCATATTGA